GCCGAATCCGATCGCGGTCGGCGAGATCAGCGCGAGCAGCCTGTGATCGCTGCCCACCGCGTCCGCAATGCGGGCGGTCAGCGCGGGATCGTGGTCGGGCTGCCACCACACCCAGGCCACGCCGATGATCCAGAGCGCTGCGGTCCATGTTCCGACCGCAACCACGGTCCGCCAGGAATAGGCCAGCGTGGCGCCCGACAGCAGCACGAAAAAGTAGATGAAGTTGCCAAAGTGGTACTGCATCGCCGCCGGCCAGTGCGTCGTGCCGAATGGGTTCGGGACGACGATGACGAATGTGAGCAGCGCAAGGTCGCAGAACAAAAGCGCCAGTTCCGACCGCGATACGCCGACCCGCCCAACCCTGACCTGGGCCCAGCCGATCAGTGCGAACAGGCCGAGCAGCACGACGTAGTACAACTGCTCCCAAGCCGGGTTGATGGCCAGCAGGAGACAGGCGATGACGGCCAGCGCGATATAGCGCGCCCGTACCGCCAGTTGCAGGCCCTCCTTCTTGCCGGCTTCGAGTGCCGCCTGCGCAAATTGAACGGTCTCGATATCGCGCTGGTCGCGCGCGCGCGACGACGCGGCGGGCGAGTCGAGGCGCTCGACGAGCATTGTCACGGGGCGGTCTCCTCGCTTGGATCGTTGCAGCCCAGCGGCGGCCGTCAACCGCCGCATCCGGCAGTCTAGTGATGCCTGGCGGCGAGGTCATCAGCCCGGGTGAACGTTTTCCTCCCCGCGCGGCGAACCGCTCACTTCACCGGCCGCTTCTCGAGCTTCCGTGCCAGCGTGCGCCGGTGCATGCCCAGACGTCTTGCCGCTTCCGAGATGTTGAAATCCGTCTCGATCAGCGTCTGGTGGATGCGTTCCCATTCCAGCGTCTTGATCGAGGTCGGTCGCACGTCCAGCGCGACCTCGGCGTTGCCTTCGGCCTTGGTGAACGCGGCTTCGATGTCATCGGTGTTGGAAGGTTTTGCGAGGTAGTGGCAGGCCCCGAGCTTGATGGCCTCTACGGCGGTCGAGATGCTGGCAAAGCCTGTCAACACCACGATCAGCATCTCCTCGTCGTGGCTGTGCAGCAGTTCGACGCAGGCGAGCCCAGAGGCACCGCCGAGCTTGAGGTCGACCACGGCGTAGCCGAAGGATCGCTCCTCGAGCGCCTTCCGGACATCCTCGATCGAGGCGGCGAGCACGACCTCATAGCCGCGGCGCTCGAACGAGCGCTTTAGCGTGCGCGCAAAGCCTTCGTCGTCCTCTACGACAATGAGCGAACGGTCAGGCGTCAAAACTGCCTCCGATCGCGAGTGTGGCGAGCGGCAAGGTCAGGCGTACCGTCGCGCCACGCTTCCTGTGGTTCTCCGCGGTCACGCTGCCCCCGAGCTTGCGCACCACGTTCACCACCAGGAAAAGGCCCAGCCCGCCGCCCGCACGGCCCTTGCTCGACTGATAGGGCTTTCCGAGCTGCGCCAGCATTTCCGGTGCGAAGCCCGGGCCGCGGTCGCTGATCGAGAGCACCAGATTGTCGCCCTCGCGTTCGGCGACCAGCTCCACCCACTCGCGCGAGACTTCATAGGCATTGTCGAGCACGTTGAAGATCACCTGCTTCAGCGCGATGTCGGAGACGATCGCGACGTCCTCGCCAAACGTGTTGGTGAAATAGAGCGTGCGCGCCGAGCGGGCGTCGCGCCATTCCTCGACCAGCGCGGTGACGAAGGCCGTTACCGTCGTCGGCGATGATCCTTCGCCGCGAGCCTCGCCGGCCGACACCAGAATGCCCGTCACGATGGACTTGCAGCGTTGCAGCGAGGTTTCCATCTCCGTGAGATCCTCGGCAAGCTCCTGGTCGGCGGTAAGATCGGGCATGCGGCGCCAGTCGCTGAGGATGACCGAGAGCGAGGCGAGCGGCGTGCCGAGCTCATGCGCTGCGCCGGACGCCAGCAGACCCATGCGGACGATATGATCCTGTTCGGCGGCGTGCTGGCGCAGCGCCGCCAGATGCGCGTCGCGCTGGCGCAAATTCCTGTTGATGCGGGTGACGAACACGACCAGCAGCACTGCGTTGAGGGCGAAGCCCAGCAACATGCCGGCGACCGTGAGCGTGTAGGTCTCGCTCAGCGGGTTAGGCGGCAGGTCGAGCGGCCGGTAGGCCATCGTCAGCCAGACGAAGCTCGCGCAGGTCAGCGCCACCAGCGACCAGGTCGAGCGGGCATCGAGCAGCACGGCGCCCAGCGTCACCTGGAGCAGGAACAACGACGTGAAGGGGTTGGTGGCGCCGCCGCTGAGATAAAGCTGCGCGGTCAGCGCCGCGACATCCAGCATCAATGCGACCAGCAGCTCGTTGTTGGTAATCGCGGCGCGATGGCGCACCCAGACTAGGCTCGAGACATTGAGAAACACGAGCGCGCCGATCACCGCTCCCATGCGGGTGAGGGGCAGGGGAATGCCGAGCCAGAAATGCACGCCGCCGATGGTCACGATCTGCCCGACCACTGCAGTCCAGCGCAGCTGGATCAGCAGCGCCATGTTCTTGCGGTTGGTTTCGTCGTCGGTGGGGGCAGCGCCGATCAGCTCGCTGCGCGCGTCCGCCTGCGATTGCAGCGTGACCGCCTGCTCGCCGTAGGTGTTCCCGTCGTCAGGTCGGTTCGACGATCGTTCCAGCATCTGATCCCGTCCTGCGGGCGGAGGCATCGAAGCCGCCGGCCGGTTCGTGGACGAAGCGCGTGCGGCGGAACAGCCCGCCGCGGAATGTGACGAAAAGTCTACCGGCCAGCAGGAAAGCCAGGGCAAACCACGTCAACGCGTAGATCAGGTGGTTATTGGGAAAGCGGATCACGGTCAATCCGCCGATTGGACCGTTACCGACCTGTGATCCGGCGTCGGCATCGATGAAGAAGGGCGCGACCTTTTGGAGGTCGCGCGCGGCCGCGATCGCGGCGACGTCCCGCGAATACCAGCGGTTGTGCTGGGGCACGTTGTCCCTGAGGAAACCGCCCTTCGGCTCGGTGATGCGCAGGAGGCCGGTGACCTCGACCTGGCCGGCGGGATTGCCATCCTTGCGCGTTGACGGGTCGCGCCGCTCGGACGGCACGAAGCCGCGGTTGATGAGGACTTGCGTGCCATCAACGCGCAGGAGCGGCGTCAGCACCCAATAGCCGGGGCCTTCCTCTGTGACGGCCTGCACCAGCGTCTCGCGGTCGTGCAGGAAGCGGCCGGAGACGCTGACGTGCCGATATTCGTCGCTCGCGGCGGAGACCGCAGCCCATGAAGCGGGCGCGGGGATCGGCTGCGCCGGAGCATGGACGCGCTGCTCGACGCGGTCGATGAGCGCGAGCTTCCAGGCGCGGCGCTCGACCTGCCAGACGCCAAGCGCGATCAGAACGACGAAGGCGGTGAGCGAGAGGACCGTGAGCCACAGGGACGGACGCGCGGCCCCTGCGGGGCTGCGCGGTTCGTCATCCCCAGGTCTTACCGGAATGCTCACTTCATTCCCGTCATTTCGTGCATCGGCATCATGTTGCTGTTGAGGTGGTTCATCACCCACAGCGAACCGGACAGCGCGATCACCACCATGACGATGGTGAAGATCAGCGCCATCATGCTCCAGCCATTCTCGGACTTCGGGCTCATGTGCAGGAAGTAGATCATGTGCACGACGATCTGCACGACCGCGAAGGCCATGATGACCAGCGCGGTGATCTGCTTGCTCGGCAGCGCG
The genomic region above belongs to Bradyrhizobium sp. CCBAU 53338 and contains:
- the cyoD gene encoding cytochrome o ubiquinol oxidase subunit IV gives rise to the protein MNTDTHAAHADDHHHGDGHAHSTFSGYMLGFVLSVVLTAIPFWLVMSGALPSKQITALVIMAFAVVQIVVHMIYFLHMSPKSENGWSMMALIFTIVMVVIALSGSLWVMNHLNSNMMPMHEMTGMK
- a CDS encoding ATP-binding protein; the encoded protein is MLERSSNRPDDGNTYGEQAVTLQSQADARSELIGAAPTDDETNRKNMALLIQLRWTAVVGQIVTIGGVHFWLGIPLPLTRMGAVIGALVFLNVSSLVWVRHRAAITNNELLVALMLDVAALTAQLYLSGGATNPFTSLFLLQVTLGAVLLDARSTWSLVALTCASFVWLTMAYRPLDLPPNPLSETYTLTVAGMLLGFALNAVLLVVFVTRINRNLRQRDAHLAALRQHAAEQDHIVRMGLLASGAAHELGTPLASLSVILSDWRRMPDLTADQELAEDLTEMETSLQRCKSIVTGILVSAGEARGEGSSPTTVTAFVTALVEEWRDARSARTLYFTNTFGEDVAIVSDIALKQVIFNVLDNAYEVSREWVELVAEREGDNLVLSISDRGPGFAPEMLAQLGKPYQSSKGRAGGGLGLFLVVNVVRKLGGSVTAENHRKRGATVRLTLPLATLAIGGSFDA
- a CDS encoding response regulator transcription factor — translated: MTPDRSLIVVEDDEGFARTLKRSFERRGYEVVLAASIEDVRKALEERSFGYAVVDLKLGGASGLACVELLHSHDEEMLIVVLTGFASISTAVEAIKLGACHYLAKPSNTDDIEAAFTKAEGNAEVALDVRPTSIKTLEWERIHQTLIETDFNISEAARRLGMHRRTLARKLEKRPVK
- a CDS encoding SURF1 family protein; the encoded protein is MSIPVRPGDDEPRSPAGAARPSLWLTVLSLTAFVVLIALGVWQVERRAWKLALIDRVEQRVHAPAQPIPAPASWAAVSAASDEYRHVSVSGRFLHDRETLVQAVTEEGPGYWVLTPLLRVDGTQVLINRGFVPSERRDPSTRKDGNPAGQVEVTGLLRITEPKGGFLRDNVPQHNRWYSRDVAAIAAARDLQKVAPFFIDADAGSQVGNGPIGGLTVIRFPNNHLIYALTWFALAFLLAGRLFVTFRGGLFRRTRFVHEPAGGFDASARRTGSDAGTIVEPT